A region from the Salvia splendens isolate huo1 chromosome 15, SspV2, whole genome shotgun sequence genome encodes:
- the LOC121767999 gene encoding AP2-like ethylene-responsive transcription factor AIL6, with the protein MAPDNNHNWLSFSLSSMEMLNSSSISSSSHHHQPNDSHHYYSMGDNYYTTTAAAEQQHIYGSYPPPKLEDFFAGGGGDSTETQDSTLTHIYGGDGYFGGDEQQDLKSIIGFQAFSGDGQAHSPAAYYPHCPVSAAENALSLDVGKALVSTESDSCKKIADKFGQRTSIYRGVTRHRWTGRYEAHLWDNSCRREGQARKGRQVYLGGYDKEDKAARAYDLAALKYWGPTATTNFPISNYTKEVEDMKHMTKQEFIASLRRKSSGFSRGASMYRGVTRHHQQGRWQARIGRVAGNKDLYLGTFATEEEAAEAYDIAAIKFRGINAVTNFEMNRYDVEAIAKSPLPIGGTAKRLKLSLEGEGKAGSSMLQTPCNSSISFAAIQPSSGIPFGVPLDNSTPYYYHHHNLFYPNNPVASDTSSSVSLLGTPMNLMPTPGVWPHHTY; encoded by the exons ATGGCGCCTGACAACAACCATAACTGgctctctttctccctctcttcAATGGAAATGCTCAACTCCTCTTcaatatcttcttcttctcatcatcatcaaccTAATGATTCCCACCATTACTATTCCATGGGAGATAACTACTACACCACCACTG CCGCGGCGGAGCAGCAGCATATTTACGGCAGCTACCCGCCGCCAAAGCTGGAGGATTTCTttgccggcggcggcggcgactcGACGGAAACCCAAGATTCCACCCTGACCCACATCTACGGCGGCGATGGCTACTTCGGCGGCGACGAGCAGCAAGATCTGAAGAGCATCATTGGGTTCCAAGCCTTCTCCGGCGACGGTCAGGCTCACTCGCCGGCGGCCTACTATCCTCACTGCCCCGTCTCCGCGGCCGAAAATGCGCTGTCTCTAGACGTCGGCAAAGCTCTCGTCTCCACAGAATCCGACAGCTGCAAGAAAATCGCGGATAAATTTGGGCAGAGAACTTCGATTTACAGAGGCGTCACAAG ACATAGATGGACAGGAAGATATGAAGCGCATCTATGGGATAACAGCTGTAGAAGAGAGGGCCAAGCAAGAAAAGGGCGTCAAG TTTATCTAG GCGGATACGATAAAGAAGACAAGGCAGCGCGCGCTTATGATTTGGCTGCTCTCAAGTACTGGGGTCCTACGGCTACTACTAATTTCCCG ATATCGAATTACACCAAAGAAGTTGAGGATATGAAGCATATGACCAAACAAGAGTTCATTGCTTCACTAAGAAG GAAAAGCAGTGGCTTCTCAAGGGGAGCATCAATGTATAGAGGTGTTACAAG GCATCATCAACAAGGCCGATGGCAAGCAAGGATCGGCCGTGTTGCAGGGAACAAAGATCTCTACCTCGGAACGTTTG CAACGGAGGAGGAAGCAGCAGAGGCGTACGACATAGCCGCTATCAAATTCCGAGGGATAAATGCCGTCACTAATTTTGAGATGAACCGCTACGATGTTGAGGCAATCGCCAAGAGCCCCCTCCCGATCGGTGGGACAGCGAAGCGGCTGAAGCTCTCACTCGAGGGGGAGGGCAAGGCGGGGAGCAGCATGCTGCAAACTCCGTGCAACAGCAGCATCAGTTTTGCCGCTATCCAGCCATCCTCGGGCATCCCGTTTGGCGTGCCATTAGACAACTCGACACCGTACTACTACCACCACCACAACCTCTTCTACCCCAACAATCCGGTGGCCTCCGACACCTCCAGCTCGGTGTCGTTGCTGGGGACGCCAATGAACCTGATGCCGACGCCCGGGGTGTGGCCCCACCACACCTATTAA
- the LOC121767997 gene encoding receptor-like cytosolic serine/threonine-protein kinase RBK1 isoform X2, whose product MMIEECNNIPRKQRKKKHHHETKPGAGKGGEDETASAVKQGESDDGETSPRGVLEMLASGIDVEDLQWKKKLGHVKRTSSNWMVPTISLLGGGKIPLRRRMQGRRSNSEDIGDFIMPKPSWRNFTYEDLRHATHSFSSDKLIGKGGHAEVYMGKLNDGQVVAVKKIMKEEKNDEEKNGDFLAELGIIVHIDHPNTAKLIGFSADQGLYLVLQYLPYGSLATALHGSEDCRLEWETRYKLALGVAKGLQYLHSNCHRRIIHRDITASNILLSEDYEAQISDFGLAKWLPESWAHLVVSPIEGTFGYMAPEYFMHGLVNEKTDVFAFGVLLLELITGRRAVDSSSQSLVMWAKPHLENNSVDEIADPRLGGNFNVVEMKRAMFTASTCIHHLPTLRPNMIRVVQLLKGDNGLDMKQKSMGERVQMMKDESMHDMKQRSMGERILHIDACDEEDYESPAYLTDLNRHMQLVME is encoded by the exons ATGATGATCGAAG AATGCAACAACATTCCAAGAAAGCAGAGGAAGAAGAAGCATCATCATGAAACGAAGCCGGGTGCAGGAAAAGGAGGAGAGGACGAGACTGCATCTGCGGTGAAGCAGGGAGAAAGCGATGATGGGGAGACGTCTCCGAGGGGTGTTTTGGAGATGCTGGCGTCGGGCATTGACGTCGAGGATCTGCAGTGGAAAAAGAAGCTCGGCCATGTCAAGAGGACCTCCTCCAACTGGATGGTTCCCACCATCTCCTTGCTCGGAGGGGGCAAGATACCACTCAGGAGGCGGATGCAGGGGAGACGAAGCAACTCTGAGGATATCGGAGATTTCATCATGCCTAAACCGTCGTGGAGGAATTTCACCTATGAGGACTTAAGACATGCTACACATTCTTTTTCttcag ATAAGTTGATTGGGAAAGGAGGGCATGCCGAAGTTTATATGGGGAAGTTGAATGATGGTCAAGTTGTGGCAGTGAAGAAGATAATGAAGGAGGAGAAGAACGACGAGGAAAAGAATGGCGACTTCTTGGCTGAGCTCGGGATCATTGTCCATATCGACCACCCCAACACTGCTAAGCTCATAGGCTTCAGCGCTGATCAGGGCTTGTACCTTGTGCTCCAGTACTTGCCCTATGGCAGCCTTGCCACTGCCCTACACG GCTCGGAAGATTGTCGTTTGGAGTGGGAGACGCGGTACAAGTTGGCTCTCGGGGTGGCCAAGGGCTTGCAGTACCTGCATTCCAACTGCCATAGGCGAATAATCCACCGAGATATAACTGCCTCAAACATCTTACTCTCTGAGGATTATGAAGCTCAG ATATCCGATTTTGGACTAGCAAAATGGCTTCCTGAGAGCTGGGCTCATCTTGTTGTTTCTCCAATCGAGGGCACTTTTGG GTACATGGCCCCAGAGTACTTCATGCATGGGTTGGTTAACGAGAAGACCGATGTGTTTGCCTTTGGTGTCCTTTTGCTCGAGCTGATCACAGGGCGTCGCGCAGTTGATTCCTCCAGCCAAAGCCTAGTGATGTGG GCGAAGCCTCATTTGGAGAACAACagcgtggatgagatagccgaCCCTAGGTTAGGAGGAAATTTCAACGTTGTGGAAATGAAGCGCGCAATGTTCACAGCGTCGACCTGCATCCACCACCTGCCTACCCTGCGGCCAAACATGATCCGT GTTGTGCAGCTGCTGAAAGGCGATAATGGGCTGGACATGAAGCAGAAGTCGATGGGCGAGCGCGTGCAGATGATGAAAGACGAGAGCATGCATGACATGAAGCAGAGGTCGATGGGGGAACGAATACTTCACATAGACGCCTGCGATGAAGAGGACTATGAATCGCCCGCTTACCTCACGGATTTAAATCGCCATATGCAGCTAGTTATGGAGTAG
- the LOC121767997 gene encoding receptor-like cytosolic serine/threonine-protein kinase RBK1 isoform X1 — translation MMIEECNNIPRKQRKKKHHHETKPGAGKGGEDETASAVKQGESDDGETSPRGVLEMLASGIDVEDLQWKKKLGHVKRTSSNWMVPTISLLGGGKIPLRRRMQGRRSNSEDIGDFIMPKPSWRNFTYEDLRHATHSFSSDKLIGKGGHAEVYMGKLNDGQVVAVKKIMKEEKNDEEKNGDFLAELGIIVHIDHPNTAKLIGFSADQGLYLVLQYLPYGSLATALHGSEDCRLEWETRYKLALGVAKGLQYLHSNCHRRIIHRDITASNILLSEDYEAQVLISDFGLAKWLPESWAHLVVSPIEGTFGYMAPEYFMHGLVNEKTDVFAFGVLLLELITGRRAVDSSSQSLVMWAKPHLENNSVDEIADPRLGGNFNVVEMKRAMFTASTCIHHLPTLRPNMIRVVQLLKGDNGLDMKQKSMGERVQMMKDESMHDMKQRSMGERILHIDACDEEDYESPAYLTDLNRHMQLVME, via the exons ATGATGATCGAAG AATGCAACAACATTCCAAGAAAGCAGAGGAAGAAGAAGCATCATCATGAAACGAAGCCGGGTGCAGGAAAAGGAGGAGAGGACGAGACTGCATCTGCGGTGAAGCAGGGAGAAAGCGATGATGGGGAGACGTCTCCGAGGGGTGTTTTGGAGATGCTGGCGTCGGGCATTGACGTCGAGGATCTGCAGTGGAAAAAGAAGCTCGGCCATGTCAAGAGGACCTCCTCCAACTGGATGGTTCCCACCATCTCCTTGCTCGGAGGGGGCAAGATACCACTCAGGAGGCGGATGCAGGGGAGACGAAGCAACTCTGAGGATATCGGAGATTTCATCATGCCTAAACCGTCGTGGAGGAATTTCACCTATGAGGACTTAAGACATGCTACACATTCTTTTTCttcag ATAAGTTGATTGGGAAAGGAGGGCATGCCGAAGTTTATATGGGGAAGTTGAATGATGGTCAAGTTGTGGCAGTGAAGAAGATAATGAAGGAGGAGAAGAACGACGAGGAAAAGAATGGCGACTTCTTGGCTGAGCTCGGGATCATTGTCCATATCGACCACCCCAACACTGCTAAGCTCATAGGCTTCAGCGCTGATCAGGGCTTGTACCTTGTGCTCCAGTACTTGCCCTATGGCAGCCTTGCCACTGCCCTACACG GCTCGGAAGATTGTCGTTTGGAGTGGGAGACGCGGTACAAGTTGGCTCTCGGGGTGGCCAAGGGCTTGCAGTACCTGCATTCCAACTGCCATAGGCGAATAATCCACCGAGATATAACTGCCTCAAACATCTTACTCTCTGAGGATTATGAAGCTCAGGTTCTT ATATCCGATTTTGGACTAGCAAAATGGCTTCCTGAGAGCTGGGCTCATCTTGTTGTTTCTCCAATCGAGGGCACTTTTGG GTACATGGCCCCAGAGTACTTCATGCATGGGTTGGTTAACGAGAAGACCGATGTGTTTGCCTTTGGTGTCCTTTTGCTCGAGCTGATCACAGGGCGTCGCGCAGTTGATTCCTCCAGCCAAAGCCTAGTGATGTGG GCGAAGCCTCATTTGGAGAACAACagcgtggatgagatagccgaCCCTAGGTTAGGAGGAAATTTCAACGTTGTGGAAATGAAGCGCGCAATGTTCACAGCGTCGACCTGCATCCACCACCTGCCTACCCTGCGGCCAAACATGATCCGT GTTGTGCAGCTGCTGAAAGGCGATAATGGGCTGGACATGAAGCAGAAGTCGATGGGCGAGCGCGTGCAGATGATGAAAGACGAGAGCATGCATGACATGAAGCAGAGGTCGATGGGGGAACGAATACTTCACATAGACGCCTGCGATGAAGAGGACTATGAATCGCCCGCTTACCTCACGGATTTAAATCGCCATATGCAGCTAGTTATGGAGTAG
- the LOC121768185 gene encoding uncharacterized protein LOC121768185 isoform X1, with the protein MALLGGDLSWRGSWRARACGGLGSATNSTPHSFRSPLLRRLGTLSCGPSLGRRSRACIRHPFLYSRSLPLSPSSILTIWSCTVMMSISRWKMVRKGHSKASIGIGSRFSEQEVDAVSQRLKLEELPETWTMSMARAPPVKVEGWVFFHEA; encoded by the exons ATGGCGTTGCTGGGCGGGGATTTGAGCTGGCGCGGAAGCTGGAGAGCCAGGGCGTGTGGCGGTCTTGGCTCGGCGACGAACTCTACTCCTCATTCATTCCGTTCCCCTCTTCTTCGGCGGCTTGGGACTCTTTCATGCGGCCCAAGTCTAGGCCGCAGATCTCGTGCGTGCATAAGGCATCCGTTTCTCTATTCGCGCAGCCTACCGCTCTCACCAAGCTCAATACTAACT ATTTGGAGCTGCACGGTGATGATGAGTATTTCACGTTGGAAAATGGTGCGAAAG GGACACTCAAAAGCATCTATTGGCATTGGATCAAGATTTAGTGAACAAGAAGTTGATGCTGTGTCCCAAAGACTTAAGCTCGAAGAACTACCAGAAACATG GACCATGTCCATGGCAAGGGCTCCACCTGTAAAAGTTGAAGGTTGGGTATTCTTCCATGAAGCATGA
- the LOC121768185 gene encoding uncharacterized protein LOC121768185 isoform X2, protein MALLGGDLSWRGSWRARACGGLGSATNSTPHSFRSPLLRRLGTLSCGPSLGRRSRACIRHPFLYSRSLPLSPSSILTIWSCTVMMSISRWKMVRKVWTNAGCFKTMSMARAPPVKVEGWVFFHEA, encoded by the exons ATGGCGTTGCTGGGCGGGGATTTGAGCTGGCGCGGAAGCTGGAGAGCCAGGGCGTGTGGCGGTCTTGGCTCGGCGACGAACTCTACTCCTCATTCATTCCGTTCCCCTCTTCTTCGGCGGCTTGGGACTCTTTCATGCGGCCCAAGTCTAGGCCGCAGATCTCGTGCGTGCATAAGGCATCCGTTTCTCTATTCGCGCAGCCTACCGCTCTCACCAAGCTCAATACTAACT ATTTGGAGCTGCACGGTGATGATGAGTATTTCACGTTGGAAAATGGTGCGAAAGGTGTGGACCAACGCCGGCTGCTTCAA GACCATGTCCATGGCAAGGGCTCCACCTGTAAAAGTTGAAGGTTGGGTATTCTTCCATGAAGCATGA
- the LOC121768185 gene encoding uncharacterized protein LOC121768185 isoform X4, with protein sequence MRPKSRPQISCVHKASVSLFAQPTALTKLNTNYLELHGDDEYFTLENGAKGVDQRRLLQGHSKASIGIGSRFSEQEVDAVSQRLKLEELPETWTMSMARAPPVKVEGWVFFHEA encoded by the exons ATGCGGCCCAAGTCTAGGCCGCAGATCTCGTGCGTGCATAAGGCATCCGTTTCTCTATTCGCGCAGCCTACCGCTCTCACCAAGCTCAATACTAACT ATTTGGAGCTGCACGGTGATGATGAGTATTTCACGTTGGAAAATGGTGCGAAAGGTGTGGACCAACGCCGGCTGCTTCAA GGACACTCAAAAGCATCTATTGGCATTGGATCAAGATTTAGTGAACAAGAAGTTGATGCTGTGTCCCAAAGACTTAAGCTCGAAGAACTACCAGAAACATG GACCATGTCCATGGCAAGGGCTCCACCTGTAAAAGTTGAAGGTTGGGTATTCTTCCATGAAGCATGA
- the LOC121768185 gene encoding uncharacterized protein LOC121768185 isoform X3 — MRPKSRPQISCVHKASVSLFAQPTALTKLNTNYLELHGDDEYFTLENGAKGVDQRRLLQVLTSSKGHSKASIGIGSRFSEQEVDAVSQRLKLEELPETWTMSMARAPPVKVEGWVFFHEA; from the exons ATGCGGCCCAAGTCTAGGCCGCAGATCTCGTGCGTGCATAAGGCATCCGTTTCTCTATTCGCGCAGCCTACCGCTCTCACCAAGCTCAATACTAACT ATTTGGAGCTGCACGGTGATGATGAGTATTTCACGTTGGAAAATGGTGCGAAAGGTGTGGACCAACGCCGGCTGCTTCAAGTACTAACATCATCTAAA GGACACTCAAAAGCATCTATTGGCATTGGATCAAGATTTAGTGAACAAGAAGTTGATGCTGTGTCCCAAAGACTTAAGCTCGAAGAACTACCAGAAACATG GACCATGTCCATGGCAAGGGCTCCACCTGTAAAAGTTGAAGGTTGGGTATTCTTCCATGAAGCATGA